The following nucleotide sequence is from Alkalihalobacillus sp. LMS39.
CGATGAAGAAAGCGAAGAACTGATTCAAGTTGAAATTCCAATCGGTTCGTCAAGTACACAAATTGGTCGAATTTTAGAAGAAGAAGGAATAATTAAAAGCGGGACATTTTTTCGCTATTATGTTAGATATAAAAGTGAGTCAGGTTTCCAGGCCGGACAATATGAATTATCGCCTGCCATGACATTAGAGGAAATTGTAACTGAATTAAAAGAAGGAAAAGTGCTGCAAGAAGCAGAGTTAGTTTTCACTGTACCGGAAGGACTATGGTTAGAAAATGTTATTCAAATCATTGCTAGAGAAACTGACCATGATGTAGAAGAAATTAAAGAAGTTATTTCTGATCCTGATTATATCCAACAACTAATTAGTCAATTTGATGTGTTAACTGAAGACATATTAAAAGAAGGCATACGTCATCCACTAGAAGGGTATTTGTTCCCAGCACGGTATGATTTCCTTGAGGAGGATGTTTCAATTCAAACGATTATTGAAACGATGATAGAACAAACAGATAGCATTATCATGCCGCTTGTTCAAAGTCATCCAGAACAAGAATATTCGATTCATGAACTTTTAACGCTTGCTTCGATTATTGAAAGGGAAGCAAGGGAGGATACAGATCGGTACACGATTTCTGGGGTGCTTTACAACAGACTTGAGCAAAATATGATGCTTCAAGTCGATCCGACAGTCGCGTATGCCATTGGTGAACATCAATACATGACAAGTTATGCTCATCTTGAAGTGGATTCGCCATACAATACGTATAAGCACACAGGAATTCCAATCGGACCGATTGCAAATCCAGGCGAGGCGTCAATTAAAGCTGCCTTTATGCCTGATGACACCGACTATTTATTCTTCTATGCACGATACAACGGTGAAGTCATTTATACGAAAACATATGCTGAACATAACCAAGTCCATCAGCAATATCGAGATGAGTGGATAGAAGCAGCAGAACAAGCCGAAAAAGAGTTAGAAGAAATGATAGAAGGCGAAACTGAGGAAGACTAATAGGGAAGGGGATGTGGCGATGTCTCACATTCCCTTTTCTTCTGATTTAAAGAAAGTAAGGAGATTGCACGATGATTTCAACTGACGTACAGACCTATTTAGAAACTTTAATTCCGAAGCGGAGTTCTTTACTTCATGAAATGGAACAATATGCAAAGGAACACCGAGTACCCATTATGGAGCTTATTGGTATCGAGACGATGTTGCACATGTTAAAGCTAATTCAACCGAAACGTATTATCGAAATCGGGACGGCAATCGGGTATTCTGCTATACGTATGGCAGAGGCTGTGCCACAATGTGACATTGTTACAATTGAAAGGGATCAAACTCGTATCCAAATCGCAAAACAGTTTATTCAACGTGCCAAATTAGAGGAACGGATTTCCATTTTAGAAGGAGATGCACTCGAGATAGCTGAAACACTTGAAAAACACCTTAAATTTGATGTATTATTTATTGATGCTGCAAAAGGACAGTATCAACGTTTCTTTGAATTATATTCTCCACTTCTTACAGATAGTGGTGTTATTATTTCTGATAATGTACTTTTCAAAGGGTTTGTTGCAAATATAGAAAAAACAGAGCAAAAAAGACAAAAAGGAATTGCAACGAAACTCTCACATTATAATGAATGGCTCGTCAAGCATCCGCAATATGATACAACGATCATTCCGATAGGAGACGGAATTGCAATAAGTATGAAAAGAGGAGAAAGTAGGTGACAATATGAAAAAGCCAGAAATTTTAGTTACACCAGTTACTGTGGATTCCATTGAACCGATCATTCAAGCAGGGGCAACGGCAATTCTTATCGGTGAACAACGATATGGCCTTAGATTAGCAGGGGAGTTTCACCGTGAAAATGTGAAAAAAGCGACTGAAATTGCTCATCAACACGGTGTTAAAGTGTATGTTGCGATGAATGCTTTATTTCATAATGAAAAAATTGATGAACTTCCTGGATATTTAACATTTTTAAAAGAAACGAATGTGGATGCTGTTGTATTTGGAGACCCGGCTGTGCTAATGGCAGCTAGAGAAGTAGCGCCAAATATGAAATTACATTGGAATACAGAAACGACGGCAACAAATTGGTACACTGCGAATTATTGGGGAAGAAAAGGAGCAAAACGTGTTGTTCTTGCTCGAGAAATTAATATGGATGCCATTATTGAAACAAAAGAAAATGCAGAAGTGGAAGTGGAAGTGCAAGTCCATGGAATGACATGTATGTTTCAATCGAAGCGAACATTAATTGGAAATTATTTTCAATATCAAGGTAAAAACCTTGAAGTTGAAAAAACAGATAAACAGAGACAAATGTTTTTATTTGATGAAGAGCGCAATGCGAAATATCCGATTTTTGAAGATGAAAATGGGACACATATTATGAGTCCGAATGACATTTGTATTATTGATGAGTTAGAAGAAATGCTTGATGCGGGAATTGATAGCTTTAAAATTGAAGGTTTATTTAAATCGACAGAGTACATTGTTGAAATTGTAGAAATGTACAAAGAAGCGATTGATTTGTACTTTTCTGATGAAGACGAGTATGAAGAGAAAAAAGAAGTGTATTTAGAAAAAATTAAAGCGATTCAACCACCGAATCGTGATATCGATACCGGATTTTTCTTTAAAGAAACGGTTTATTAAGGAGGTGTACTAATGCAAGCTATTTCAGAGAAAACAAAAGATGGGAAACGAATTATTGTGAAAAAACCTGAACTTCTCGCTCCAGCAGGCAGTTTAGAAAAACTAAAAATTGCGATCCAATATGGTGCAGACGCGGTATATATCGGTGGACGAGAGTTTGGATTGCGTTCAAATGCAGACAACTTCTCAAAGGAACAAATGCGGGAAGGTGTAGAATTTGCAAATCAGTATGGTGCAAAAGTATATGTAACAACAAATATTTATGCTCATAATGAAAATATGGATGGACTTGAAGAATATTTACGTGGTTTACAAGAAGTAGGCGTAACTGGGATTATAGTAGCAGACCCGCTCATTATTGAAACCTGTCGCCGTGTTGCCCCGAAAGTAGAAGTTCACTTAAGTACACAACAATCATTGTCTAATTGGTTAGCTGTGAAATACTGGAAAGAAGAAGGGTTACATCGTGTTGTTCTTGCCA
It contains:
- the mltG gene encoding endolytic transglycosylase MltG; its protein translation is MSENKDNERDRIYAERVAQARLVRKIVFVCLTLFLIVGAVAATSAYYYVNSAIGSFDEESEELIQVEIPIGSSSTQIGRILEEEGIIKSGTFFRYYVRYKSESGFQAGQYELSPAMTLEEIVTELKEGKVLQEAELVFTVPEGLWLENVIQIIARETDHDVEEIKEVISDPDYIQQLISQFDVLTEDILKEGIRHPLEGYLFPARYDFLEEDVSIQTIIETMIEQTDSIIMPLVQSHPEQEYSIHELLTLASIIEREAREDTDRYTISGVLYNRLEQNMMLQVDPTVAYAIGEHQYMTSYAHLEVDSPYNTYKHTGIPIGPIANPGEASIKAAFMPDDTDYLFFYARYNGEVIYTKTYAEHNQVHQQYRDEWIEAAEQAEKELEEMIEGETEED
- a CDS encoding O-methyltransferase, whose product is MISTDVQTYLETLIPKRSSLLHEMEQYAKEHRVPIMELIGIETMLHMLKLIQPKRIIEIGTAIGYSAIRMAEAVPQCDIVTIERDQTRIQIAKQFIQRAKLEERISILEGDALEIAETLEKHLKFDVLFIDAAKGQYQRFFELYSPLLTDSGVIISDNVLFKGFVANIEKTEQKRQKGIATKLSHYNEWLVKHPQYDTTIIPIGDGIAISMKRGESR
- a CDS encoding peptidase U32 family protein; this translates as MKKPEILVTPVTVDSIEPIIQAGATAILIGEQRYGLRLAGEFHRENVKKATEIAHQHGVKVYVAMNALFHNEKIDELPGYLTFLKETNVDAVVFGDPAVLMAAREVAPNMKLHWNTETTATNWYTANYWGRKGAKRVVLAREINMDAIIETKENAEVEVEVQVHGMTCMFQSKRTLIGNYFQYQGKNLEVEKTDKQRQMFLFDEERNAKYPIFEDENGTHIMSPNDICIIDELEEMLDAGIDSFKIEGLFKSTEYIVEIVEMYKEAIDLYFSDEDEYEEKKEVYLEKIKAIQPPNRDIDTGFFFKETVY